From Mauremys mutica isolate MM-2020 ecotype Southern chromosome 17, ASM2049712v1, whole genome shotgun sequence, one genomic window encodes:
- the NDUFS2 gene encoding NADH dehydrogenase [ubiquinone] iron-sulfur protein 2, mitochondrial: MAALRALRRLRAPSGSWLPGLRLGAAPSRGAKQWQPDVEWAQQVAGAVMYPTKETEKWLPPPWNDKDPPAEKDVSNLTLNFGPQHPAAHGVLRLVMELSGETVKKCDPHIGLLHRGTEKLIEYKTYLQALPYFDRLDYVSMMCNEQAYSLAVEKLLNITPPLRAQWIRVLFGEITRLLNHIMAVTTHALDVGAMTPLFWLFEEREKMFEFYERVSGARMHAAYVRPGGVHQDLPLGLMDDIYEFIKNFSIRLDEVEELLTNNRIWKNRTVNIGVITAEEALSYGFSGVMLRGSGIQWDLRKTQPYDVYDQVEFDVPIGTHGDCYDRYLCRVEEMRQSLRIILQSLNKMPEGEIKVDDAKVSPPKRSEMKTSMESLIHHFKLYTEGYQVPPGATYTAIEAPKGEFGVYLVSDGSSRPYRCKIKAPGFAHLAGLDKMSRGHMLADVVAIIGTQDIVFGEVDR; the protein is encoded by the exons ATGGCGGCGCTCAGGGCTCTGCGGAGGCTGCGGGCACCTTCAGGGTCATGGCTCccggggctgcggctgggggcaGCGCCGAGCAG AGGCGCAAAGCAGTGGCAGCCGGATGTCGAGTGGGCCCAGCAGGTTGCAGGTGCGGTCATGTACCCCACCAAGGAGACTGAGAAGTGGCTGCCTCCTCCCTGGAACG ACAAGGACCCCCCGGCTGAGAAGGATGTCTCCAACCTCACGCTGAACTTCGGGCCCCAGCACCCAGCCGCCCATGGGGTTCTGCGGCTGGTCATGGAGCTGAGCGGAGAGACCGTGAAGAAATGCGACCCCCACATCGGCCTGCTGCACCGCGGCACAGAGAAACTCATCGAGTACAAGACCTATCTCCAG GCTTTGCCGTATTTCGATCGGCTCGACTACGTGTCCATGATGTGCAATGAACAGGCCTATTCCCTGGCGGTGGAGAAGCTGCTAAACATCACTCCGCCCCTGAGGGCTCAGTGGATCCGAG ttCTCTTTGGGGAGATCACGCGGCTTCTGAATCACATCATGGCTGTCACCACCCATGCTCTGGACGTCGGGGCCATGACCCCCCTCTTCTGGCTGTTcgaggagagagagaag ATGTTTGAGTTCTACGAGCGGGTCTCCGGGGCCCGGATGCATGCGGCCTACGTCCGGCCCGGCGGGGTGCACCAG GACCTGCCCCTGGGGCTGATGGACGATATTTACGAGTTCATCAAGAACTTCTCCATCCGGCTCGACGAGGTGGAAGAG TTGCTCACTAACAATCGGATCTGGAAGAATCGCACGGTTAACATTGGAGTCATAACCGCAGAGGAGGCTCTCAGTTACGGTTTTAG TGGGGTGATGCTCCGTGGCTCTGGAATCCAGTGGGATCTCCGCAAAACCCAGCCCTACGACGTGTACGACCAGGTGGAGTTTGATGTTCCAATTGGAACGCATGGCGACTGCTATGACAG GTACCTGTGCCGGGTGGAGGAGATGCGCCAGTCGCTCCGCATCATCCTGCAGAGTCTCAACAAGATGCCCGAGGGGGAGATCAAAGTGGATGATGCCAAAGTCTCTCCTCCCAAGAGATCCGAGATGAAG ACCTCCATGGAGTCGCTGATCCATCACTTCAAGCTGTACACAGAGGGCTACCAGGTGCCGCCCGGCGCCACGTACACAGCCATCGAAGCCCCAAAG GGCGAGTTCGGCGTGTACCTGGTCTCCGACGGCAGCAGCCGCCCCTACCGCTGCAAGATCAAGGCGCCCGGCTTTGCTCACCTG